The Triticum dicoccoides isolate Atlit2015 ecotype Zavitan chromosome 6A, WEW_v2.0, whole genome shotgun sequence genome has a window encoding:
- the LOC119318455 gene encoding phosphate transporter PHO1-2-like isoform X1, with product MVKFSREYDASIIPEWKPAFVDYRDLKKLIKRIKVERRDADDSSSAGDSSPETAALAAGVESAGYGAGFSVLDPVRALAARFAPRVQASMDDEESGDSGELVRSTDKHEREFLEKADEELEKVSTFYAAQEAELLGRGEALIDQLRILADVKRILADHAATRRARGSGRGRSVPAVAPPSPALSNSGRYLLSGLATPQSMSDGSVEQQQAQMTEGAAVADEVMAALERNGVSFVGLPGKKDAKKEGSGRGGRLQLPSTVRIDIPASNPGRAALKVWEELVNVLRKDGADPAAAFVHRKKVQHAEKNIRDAFMALYRGLELLKKFSSLNVKAFTKILKKFVKVSEQQRATDLFSQKVKRSSFSTSDKVLQLSDEVEALFLKHFAGNDRMVAMKYLNPQQPKNTHMITFLVGLFTGTFVSLFIIYAILAHVSGIFASTGNTAYMEVVYHVFSMFALISLHCFLYGCNLFMWKSTRINQNFIFDFAPNTALTHRDAFLMSASIMCTVVAALVINLFLRNAGASYANAVPGGLIVLSAGLLLCPFNVFYRSTRYCFMRIMRNIMFSPFYKVLMADFFMADQLTSQIPLLRHMEFAACYFMAGSFRANPYETCTTSQQYKHLAYVISFLPYYWRAMQCLRRYIEEHDINQLANAGKYVSAMVAAAVRFKYNVTPTPFWMWMVLISSSGATVYQLYWDFVKDWGFFTPKSKNLWLRDDLILKNKFTYYISMVFYFVQLIYSTASMQKMTRFIITNSFTMQMLNLVLRLAWAQSVMKIRINKNETRLLDFSLASLEIIRRGHWNFYRLENEHLNNVGKFRAVKTVPLPFRELETD from the exons ATGGTGAAGTTCTCGCGGGAGTACGATGCCAGCATCATCCCCGAGTGGAAGCCCGCCTTCGTCGACTACAGGGACCTCAAGAAGCTCATCAAGAGGATCAAGGTCGAACGGCGCGACGCCGACGACAGCAGCAGCGCAGGAGACTCCTCGCCGGAGACtgccgccctcgccgccggcgtCGAGAGCGCCGGCTATGGCGCTGGCTTCTCCGTGCTCGACCCCGTCCGCGCCCTCGCCGCCCGGTTCGCGCCCAGGGTGCAGGCCTCCATG GATGACGAGGAGAGCGGGGATTCCGGCGAGCTCGTGCGATCCACGGACAAGCAT GAGCGGGAGTTTCTGGAGAAGGCGGACGAGGAGCTGGAGAAGGTGAGCACCTTCTACGCGGCGCAGGAGGCGGAGCTGCTCGGCCGCGGCGAGGCGCTCATCGACCAGCTCCGCATCCTCGCCGACGTCAAGCGCATCCTGGCCGACCACGCCGCCACCCGCCGCGCCCGGGGCTCTGGCCGCGGCCGCTCGGTACCGGCGGTggcgccgccctcgccggcgcTCAGCAACTCCGGCCGCTACCTCCTCTCGGGCCTCGCCACGCCGCAGTCCATGTCAG ATGGGAGCGTGGAGCAGCAGCAGGCGCAGATGACggagggcgcggcggtggcggacgaggtgatggcggcgctggagcgcAACGGCGTCAGCTTCGTGGGGCTGCCGGGGAAGAAGGACGCCAAGAAGGAGGGCAGCGGCAGGGGCGGGAGGCTGCAGCTGCCGTCGACGGTGCGCATCGACATACCGGCGAGCAACCCGGGGCGGGCGGCGCTCAAGGTGTGGGAGGAGCTGGTGAACGTGCTGCGCAAGGAcggcgccgaccccgccgccgccttcgtccaccGCAAGAAGGTGCAGCACGCCGAGAAGAACATCCGCGACGCCTTCATGGCGCTCTACCGCGGCCTCGAGCTGCTCAAGAAGTTCAG TTCTCTGAATGTAAAGGCCTTCACCAAGATTCTCAAGAAATTCGTCAAG GTGTCGGAGCAGCAGCGAGCAACGGACCTTTTCTCGCAGAAGGTGAAGAGGTCATCGTTCAGCACGTCCGACAAG GTGCTTCAGCTGTCGGACGAGGTGGAGGCACTCTTCCTGAAGCACTTCGCGGGCAACGACAGGATGGTGGCGATGAAGTACCTCAACCCGCAGCAGCCCAAGAACACCCACATGATCACCTTCCTCGTAG GGTTGTTCACGGGCACATTTGTGAGTTTGTTCATCATATACGCCATCCTGGCACATGTTTCCGGCATTTTCGCCTCAACTGGAAACACGGCCTACATGGAGGTAGTCTACCATGTCTTCAG CATGTTCGCACTCATCAGCCTGCACTGCTTCCTCTACGGGTGCAACCTCTTCATGTGGAAGAGCACCCGGATAAACCAGAATTTCATCTTCGACTTCGCCCCCAACACCGCCCTCACGCACCGGGACGCCTTCCTCATGTCCGCCTCCATCATGTGCACCGTCGTCGCCGCCTTGGTCATCAACCTCTTCCTCAGGAATGCCGGCGCATCCTATGCCAACGCCGTGCCCGGGGGGCTCATAGTG CTGTCAGCCGGACTTTTACTCTGCCCGTTCAATGTGTTCTACCGCTCGACACGTTACTGCTTCATGCGCATCATGCGCAACATCATGTTCTCACCATTCTACAAG GTTCTGATGGCCGATTTCTTCATGGCTGACCAATTAACTAGTCAG ATCCCGTTGTTAAGGCACATGGAGTTTGCAGCGTGCTACTTCATGGCAGGAAGCTTTAGGGCTAACCCATATGAGACTTGTACTACCAGCCAGCAGTACAAACACCTGGCCTATGTCATCTCTTTTCTCCCTTACTATTGGAGAGCTATGCAG TGTTTAAGAAGGTACATAGAAGAACATGACATTAATCAGCTGGCCAATGCTGGGAAGTACGTGTCGGCGATGGTGGCGGCTGCCGTCAGATTCAAGTACAATGTCACACCGACACCATTCTGGATGTGGATGGTCCTCATCTCGTCCTCAGGCGCCACCGTTTACCAGCTCTACTGGGACTTTGTCAAGGATTGGGGCTTTTTCACTCCCAAATCTAAGAACCTATGGCTCAGGGATGATCTCATCCTGAAGAACAAGTTCACCTACTACATTTCCATGGTATTTTACTTTGTCCAACTGATTTATAGTACAGCATCAATGCAGAAAATGACCAGATTTATTATCACTAATTCTTTCACTATGCAGATGCTAAATCTAGTGCTTCGGCTAGCATGGGCTCAAAGTGTGATGAAGATCCGTATTAATAAGAACGAGACTCGCCTGCTGGATTTCTCCCTTGCTTCCTTGGAGATAATCCGACGAGGACACTGGAATTTCTACAG GCTGGAGAACGAACACTTGAACAATGTTGGCAAGTTCAGAGCAGTGAAGACTGTCCCATTACCATTTCGTGAACTCGAAACGGATTGA
- the LOC119318454 gene encoding KIN14B-interacting protein At4g14310-like has product MAARLKDRGGGGGSGVKAGSTAAPRALTPRPFPLSSSSSAPRRTPGTAAAAAAAGKENSASKLSKQQPTSAVRWSTSSIPRASRIPGGSVEPSSRLVSTLRASAALPAGRASLGKDAEPGLRRSVSGGIRSVSTERGRRSVSAAARTSDAARGGTGSGAARASDAAAHEIGSRSLGFDSRGRRAKAAEEISRKREILDAKAKQADGVGRSRESLDAKPKQVSGKKVSLDVNAVKQCDVFRESSGAFDSNVKKQSDEGNGKRQGIFDARAKLGDEISRKQEEGHDLKVVDEISSRNVVAGLAGSGEVSAKAFSATQSDCDGGSSAVIPVFTVHVVDSDDVCSGVREHQKKPEECNKQGEKGKLADKIRVFEKAATSGEGKSVKALCSVNKYPSKLHEKLAALEGRVQKIATDIKKTKEMLDDNNPDEPKQILSNIQKEINAIEQAISHVKVDNKSQLGTEDNSDCEISHAKKGASEKSAAVKPRDLKNAGKGMNTDELEARFFPHHKLSRDRKTSATQQESCVALIKGCNGKMEPGTLEPRDDENSIAMEFLASLDGEESDFFKDRRAKNLEKHMICEAADASGKTSSQGSSKIPDGSTNEVEMELCGENLEEFDEQENKSSMAIQEETEESSIDQLSGIGNKSATGGWFVSEGEAVLLAHGDGTCSYYDIANHEFKSEYKPPSLVSHNTWGDCWLIRAPGVDGCSGRYVVAASAGNALEPGFCSWDYYNREVQAFHVEEEASHAPVPSARTVLGPLPNIGSSRSSSAISTIERPQWWYRPCGPLLLSTASKQKMVTAYDIRDGDVVMKWETSSPVLGMEYSSPLQWRSRGKVVIAGTESIGLWDVNSLNPQPLLSVASAGKRVYCLHVNNTDAEVGGGVRQRVSSSEVEGNDGVFTTQESVNVFDFRVPSGIGLKMARNGGTANSVFSRGDSVFIGSTEGRLQIKGGPKSRIQQYSLKKGRLVATYELPEFNAHFHHSSITQVWGNSNVVLASCGMGLFAFDAFNEEGVQQTYSFDRGNTIGAREVIGSDDLYCPTFDYSSSRVLLVSKDRPAHWRYLP; this is encoded by the exons ATGGCCGCCCGCCTCAaggaccgcggcggcggcggcggcagcggcgtgaAGGCGGGCTCCACCGCCGCCCCGCGCGCGCTCACGCCCAGGCCGTTcccactctcctcctcctcctccgccccgcgccgcacccccggcaccgccgccgccgcggccgccgcgggCAAGGAGAACTCCGCGTCGAAGCTCTCCAAGCAGCAGCCCACCTCCGCGGTGCGGTGGTCCACCTCCTCGATCCCGCGGGCCAGCAGGATCCCGGGGGGCTCCGTCGAGCCCTCCTCCAGGCTCGTCTCCACGCTCCGCGCCTCCGCCGCGCTGCCGGCGGGGAGGGCCTCCCTCGGGAAGGACGCGGAGCCGGGCCTGCGGCGGAGCGTCAGCGGCGGGATCAGGTCCGTCTCCACCGAGAGGGGGAGGAGGTCCGTGAGcgcggccgccaggacctcagatGCCGCCAGGGGAGGCACAGGCAGCGGCGCTGCCCGGGCTTCAGATGCTGCCGCTCATGAGATCGGCTCCAGGAGCCTAGGGTTCGATTCGAGGGGGCGGAGGGCGAAGGCGGCGGAAGAGATCAGCAGGAAAAGAGAGATCTTGGATGCCAAGGCCAAGCAGGCCGATGGCGTTGGCAGGAGCAGAGAGAGCCTTGATGCAAAGCCAAAGCAGGTCAGTGGGAAAAAAGTGAGCTTGGATGTGAATGCGGTGAAGCAATGTGATGTGTTCAGAGAGAGCAGCGGAGCATTTGACTCCAATGTGAAGAAGCAGAGTGATGAGGGGAATGGGAAAAGACAGGGCATCTTCGATGCGAGGGCAAAGCTAGGCGATGAAATTAGTAGGAAGCAAGAGGAGGGGCATGACCTGAAAGTGGTGGATGAGATCAGTTCCAGGAATGTTGTTGCTGGTCTTGCTGGTTCAGGGGAGGTTTCTGCCAAAGCATTTTCCGCTACCCAGAGCGATTGTGATGGAGGTAGCAGTGCTGTTATTCCTGTGTTTACCGTGCACGTGGTAGACTCGGATGATGTTTGTTCGGGAGTGAGAGAGCATCAAAAGAAGCCCGAGGAGTGTAATAAGCAGGGAGAGAAGGGGAAATTGGCTGACAAGATTAGAGTTTTTGAGAAAGCAGCAACAAGTGGCGAGGGAAAATCGGTGAAAGCTTTGTGCAGTGTGAACAAGTACCCAAGCAAGCTGCATGAGAAGCTGGCTGCGCTGGAAGGGAGGGTTCAGAAGATTGCCACAGATATCAAGAAGACCAAGGAGATGCTGGACGATAACAACCCGGATGAGCCAAAACAGATATTGTCAAATATCCAGAAAGAAATCAATGCAATTGAGCAGGCAATTTCTCATGTCAAAGTCGATAATAAGAGTCAGTTAGGTACTGAAGATAACAGTGACTGTGAGATCTCTCACGCTAAGAAGGGTGCAAGTGAGAAATCTGCTGCTGTGAAGCCACGTGACCTGAAGAATGCTGGAAAAGGAATGAATACTGATGAACTGGAGGCAAGGTTTTTCCCACATCATAAACTATCGAGGGATCGTAAGACTTCTGCTACCCAACAGGAGTCGTGCGTGGCTCTGATAAAAGGCTGTAATGGAAAAATGGAACCTGGTACCCTTGAGCCCCGTGATGACGAGAACAGTATAGCCATGGAATTTCTGGCTTCTTTAGATGGCGAAGAGAGTGACTTCTTCAAGGATCGCAGAGCTAAGAACTTGGAAAAGCACATGATTTGTGAAGCAGCAGATGCTAGTGGCAAGACGTCTAGCCAAGGTAGCTCAAAGATTCCAGATGGTTCAACTAATGAAGTCGAAATGGAATTGTGTGGTGAGAACCTAGAAGAGTTTGATGAGCAGGAAAACAAGTCATCAATGGCGATACAGGAGGAAACCGAGGAGTCTTCCATTGATCAATTATCAGGGATAGGAAATAAGTCTGCAACAGGTGGATGGTTTGTTTCAGAGGGGGAAGCTGTTCTTCTTGCTCATGGAGATGGCACCTGCTCTTATTATGATATTGCAAACCATGAG TTCAAGTCTGAATATAAACCTCCCAGTCTGGTGTCACATAATACTTGGGGTGATTGCTGGTTGATTCGTGCCCCAGGTGTAGATGGATGCTCCGGTAGATATGTGGTCGCAGCATCAGCTGGTAATGCATTGGAACCTGGGTTTTGCAGCTGGGATTACTACAACAGAGAAGTACAAGCATTTCATGTCGAGGAGGAGGCATCTCATGCTCCTGTACCATCAGCCAGGACAGTTCTTGGGCCTCTTCCTAATATAGGTTCATCAAGATCTAGCTCTGCTATTTCAACCATAGAACGTCCACAATGGTGGTACAGACCATGCGGACCTCTCCTCCTTTCTACTGCTAGCAAGCAAAAGATGGTCACAGCTTATGACATCCGTGATGGCGATGTAGTGATGAAATGGGAAACAAGCAGCCCAGTACTTGGAATGGAGTACTCCAGCCCACTACAATGGCGTAGCAGGGGGAAGGTCGTTATTGCTGGGACCGAATCAATTGGGTTGTGGGATGTGAATTCGCTTAACCCACAACCCTTATTATCTGTTGCTTCTGCTGGTAAAAGAGTTTACTGCCTTCATGTGAACAACACGGATGCTGAGGTGGGCGGAGGAGTTCGTCAAAG AGTTAGTTCATCCGAGGTTGAGGGAAATGATGGTGTTTTCACTACGCAAGAAAGTGTTAATGTATTTGACTTCCGTGTACCTTCTGGCATCGGTCTTAAAATGGCAAGAAACGGTGGAACGGCAAACTCAGTGTTCTCACGTGGAGACTCAGTATTTATTGGTAGCACAGAAGGCAGGCTGCAAATAAAAGGGGGGCCGAAATCACGAATCCAGCAGTATTCACTGAAAAAGGGGAGGCTTGTTGCAACCTATGAATTACCAGAGTTCAATGCCCACTTCCATCACTCTTCAATAACCCAAGTGTGGGGTAATTCCAATGTTGTCTTGGCTTCATGCGGTATGGGCTTGTTTGCTTTTGATGCCTTCAATGAAGAAGGCGTCCAACAAACCTACAGCTTTGACCGTGGAAACACCATTGGAGCAAGAGAGGTTATTGGCTCTGATGATTTGTACTGCCCTACATTTGATTACTCATCATCAAGGGTTCTTCTGGTCTCGAAAGACCGTCCAGCCCATTGGAGGTACTTGCCATAG
- the LOC119318455 gene encoding phosphate transporter PHO1-2-like isoform X2 has product MVKFSREYDASIIPEWKPAFVDYRDLKKLIKRIKVERRDADDSSSAGDSSPETAALAAGVESAGYGAGFSVLDPVRALAARFAPRVQASMDDEESGDSGELVRSTDKHEREFLEKADEELEKVSTFYAAQEAELLGRGEALIDQLRILADVKRILADHAATRRARGSGRGRSVPAVAPPSPALSNSGRYLLSGLATPQSMSDGSVEQQQAQMTEGAAVADEVMAALERNGVSFVGLPGKKDAKKEGSGRGGRLQLPSTVRIDIPASNPGRAALKVWEELVNVLRKDGADPAAAFVHRKKVQHAEKNIRDAFMALYRGLELLKKFSSLNVKAFTKILKKFVKVSEQQRATDLFSQKVKRSSFSTSDKVLQLSDEVEALFLKHFAGNDRMVAMKYLNPQQPKNTHMITFLVGLFTGTFVSLFIIYAILAHVSGIFASTGNTAYMEVVYHVFSMFALISLHCFLYGCNLFMWKSTRINQNFIFDFAPNTALTHRDAFLMSASIMCTVVAALVINLFLRNAGASYANAVPGGLIVLSAGLLLCPFNVFYRSTRYCFMRIMRNIMFSPFYKVLMADFFMADQLTSQIPLLRHMEFAACYFMAGSFRANPYETCTTSQQYKHLAYVISFLPYYWRAMQCLRRYIEEHDINQLANAGKYVSAMVAAAVRFKYNVTPTPFWMWMVLISSSGATVYQLYWDFVKDWGFFTPKSKNLWLRDDLILKNKFTYYISMMLNLVLRLAWAQSVMKIRINKNETRLLDFSLASLEIIRRGHWNFYRLENEHLNNVGKFRAVKTVPLPFRELETD; this is encoded by the exons ATGGTGAAGTTCTCGCGGGAGTACGATGCCAGCATCATCCCCGAGTGGAAGCCCGCCTTCGTCGACTACAGGGACCTCAAGAAGCTCATCAAGAGGATCAAGGTCGAACGGCGCGACGCCGACGACAGCAGCAGCGCAGGAGACTCCTCGCCGGAGACtgccgccctcgccgccggcgtCGAGAGCGCCGGCTATGGCGCTGGCTTCTCCGTGCTCGACCCCGTCCGCGCCCTCGCCGCCCGGTTCGCGCCCAGGGTGCAGGCCTCCATG GATGACGAGGAGAGCGGGGATTCCGGCGAGCTCGTGCGATCCACGGACAAGCAT GAGCGGGAGTTTCTGGAGAAGGCGGACGAGGAGCTGGAGAAGGTGAGCACCTTCTACGCGGCGCAGGAGGCGGAGCTGCTCGGCCGCGGCGAGGCGCTCATCGACCAGCTCCGCATCCTCGCCGACGTCAAGCGCATCCTGGCCGACCACGCCGCCACCCGCCGCGCCCGGGGCTCTGGCCGCGGCCGCTCGGTACCGGCGGTggcgccgccctcgccggcgcTCAGCAACTCCGGCCGCTACCTCCTCTCGGGCCTCGCCACGCCGCAGTCCATGTCAG ATGGGAGCGTGGAGCAGCAGCAGGCGCAGATGACggagggcgcggcggtggcggacgaggtgatggcggcgctggagcgcAACGGCGTCAGCTTCGTGGGGCTGCCGGGGAAGAAGGACGCCAAGAAGGAGGGCAGCGGCAGGGGCGGGAGGCTGCAGCTGCCGTCGACGGTGCGCATCGACATACCGGCGAGCAACCCGGGGCGGGCGGCGCTCAAGGTGTGGGAGGAGCTGGTGAACGTGCTGCGCAAGGAcggcgccgaccccgccgccgccttcgtccaccGCAAGAAGGTGCAGCACGCCGAGAAGAACATCCGCGACGCCTTCATGGCGCTCTACCGCGGCCTCGAGCTGCTCAAGAAGTTCAG TTCTCTGAATGTAAAGGCCTTCACCAAGATTCTCAAGAAATTCGTCAAG GTGTCGGAGCAGCAGCGAGCAACGGACCTTTTCTCGCAGAAGGTGAAGAGGTCATCGTTCAGCACGTCCGACAAG GTGCTTCAGCTGTCGGACGAGGTGGAGGCACTCTTCCTGAAGCACTTCGCGGGCAACGACAGGATGGTGGCGATGAAGTACCTCAACCCGCAGCAGCCCAAGAACACCCACATGATCACCTTCCTCGTAG GGTTGTTCACGGGCACATTTGTGAGTTTGTTCATCATATACGCCATCCTGGCACATGTTTCCGGCATTTTCGCCTCAACTGGAAACACGGCCTACATGGAGGTAGTCTACCATGTCTTCAG CATGTTCGCACTCATCAGCCTGCACTGCTTCCTCTACGGGTGCAACCTCTTCATGTGGAAGAGCACCCGGATAAACCAGAATTTCATCTTCGACTTCGCCCCCAACACCGCCCTCACGCACCGGGACGCCTTCCTCATGTCCGCCTCCATCATGTGCACCGTCGTCGCCGCCTTGGTCATCAACCTCTTCCTCAGGAATGCCGGCGCATCCTATGCCAACGCCGTGCCCGGGGGGCTCATAGTG CTGTCAGCCGGACTTTTACTCTGCCCGTTCAATGTGTTCTACCGCTCGACACGTTACTGCTTCATGCGCATCATGCGCAACATCATGTTCTCACCATTCTACAAG GTTCTGATGGCCGATTTCTTCATGGCTGACCAATTAACTAGTCAG ATCCCGTTGTTAAGGCACATGGAGTTTGCAGCGTGCTACTTCATGGCAGGAAGCTTTAGGGCTAACCCATATGAGACTTGTACTACCAGCCAGCAGTACAAACACCTGGCCTATGTCATCTCTTTTCTCCCTTACTATTGGAGAGCTATGCAG TGTTTAAGAAGGTACATAGAAGAACATGACATTAATCAGCTGGCCAATGCTGGGAAGTACGTGTCGGCGATGGTGGCGGCTGCCGTCAGATTCAAGTACAATGTCACACCGACACCATTCTGGATGTGGATGGTCCTCATCTCGTCCTCAGGCGCCACCGTTTACCAGCTCTACTGGGACTTTGTCAAGGATTGGGGCTTTTTCACTCCCAAATCTAAGAACCTATGGCTCAGGGATGATCTCATCCTGAAGAACAAGTTCACCTACTACATTTCCATG ATGCTAAATCTAGTGCTTCGGCTAGCATGGGCTCAAAGTGTGATGAAGATCCGTATTAATAAGAACGAGACTCGCCTGCTGGATTTCTCCCTTGCTTCCTTGGAGATAATCCGACGAGGACACTGGAATTTCTACAG GCTGGAGAACGAACACTTGAACAATGTTGGCAAGTTCAGAGCAGTGAAGACTGTCCCATTACCATTTCGTGAACTCGAAACGGATTGA